The Pyrus communis chromosome 12, drPyrComm1.1, whole genome shotgun sequence genomic sequence TTGAATTTATGTTCAATTTAACCGTTCATAGAAGCATCATATACACTGGTGTACTGTACAATGCTAAAGAATAGAAAACACAAAACCAATTTGGCTGTCACTGTCTCCAGTGACAATTCAACTTCAATACAGAAAAGGCCAGAGTGGGATGTGAATGCAATCCCAACAACCCACCATCATAATTTTTTGTGTCAAACTCTGAGCTCTGCTGTTTTTGCCTGCCAATTCTACCACCTTAAACACCCCAATTAGGAAAATCACGTACAAAAGTCCAAAagtaaacacacacacacacacacacacacacacagagatcCCACTAAGAACAAATAATTCTACTTGGAATGTCGACTTTAgaacaatatattattattaattcaaGAAGCCTATATATAAAGAGAAGGATGTTTTCTTAGGGCTTTTCATTCAGCAACctgtaacacacacacacactcacacacaatTATAGTTTGAAAGATTAGATGGTGAGAGTATCGAGCGAGAGAGGtattagtgatggtggtggCGCTAACTGGTTAGTGTTATGGGCAGCTTTGCTCAGCCTGTGTGTTGTCTCCGCCGTAGTTTTTTCGTGTGCGGGTGGTGTGTCCAAAGAGAAAACCACAGCAACCGATACAGAGTATGACGGCGGTGAATGGGCAGGCTGCGGAGCAGCATGCGGTGCATGAAATATTCATCTCCTTACAATACGTAATCATTAAAGTGTGAGAAGTTTGCAACTTCGATAATTAATTTAGAGAAACAATATGAGATTTAATTTCCGTTCAAATATTGTATCAGTTGACATTGTAACCCTACTCAACAATTATAAAAGTGCAGCACCTTCATCTGATAACTTTGTTTCAGTGGTCATCATTTTCGTTGCTATTTTGCCTCAGTCTGTCCTTATGATCTGGAATGCTGTAGAATACATTAATTATATATGCTTTGTAAAGGGAAAacattgattttgatggttgggGATTATTGACGTCGCGAAAGATTGCAACTACAAGGCATATCTATAAGAGAAACGTTGGTTTAGTTTGAAGGGTGTTCAATTGAAAAGGCTTCAAGTTTTGGTGGGGTTGTTGCGAGCCTGTTTGAGATTGCTTCTTGAAAGGTTTTGTAAAATACTTTGCAacatttaaaagtgtttttaacttcaatttttaGGTCATGGAAGTGATTTTTAGAGAAGTATGTTAGATGTTAACAagtatttgaattttaagaatgaaaatgataaacataCACTGTTTTTAACTTCTCACACAATGCTTGTTCCTACTGTATGTTGTTTCTACTTGATTTGTTTAATTCGATGActagaaataaagaaaaatgcatGAGAAGCTAAAAGAAATTGCTAACAATATTGTGAAGGAATCATTGAAAATTTCAATCGGCTAAATTGTATAAATGCGCAAGTTCATCAGTAATGTCAAGATGGCCGAGTTGGTCTAAGGCGCCAGTTTCAGGTACTGGTCCGAAAGGGCATGGGTTCGAATCCCATTCTtgacaaaacattttttttccaatttttctttttctttttcaattttcaatcatATGTTCGAcatcttccaatttttctttttctttttcaattttcaatcatATGTTCGACATCAGGATGAAAATCAGAAGACCAACAATATAATGTaatttaaaactttaaattACTGATACAATAAAATATAAGGCAAACAACTGCATCTAAATCTTATAAAACACAGGAATATAAGgctaaacaaattttaaaactttaatTAACGTTTTGTATGCTGCAGTGCCGACCTTTTGAGTTGGCATGGAGTTTTAGAGCATGTGGTACCATCATGTGCCTTACCAGGCACACTATCCAAATCAACGTCCGAAAACGAAGAGTAAGATGCGTACACTCTCTTCCCAGCTGATCCACAAGCGCAGCGCGTTACGTGCTGCACCGCGTGCGATCCAACCTTGCACGGTACCTTGATGCAACACCAGACAACGGTTAAAGGGCAACAAATGCACAGCAAACAGGCGCTGCAGAGAAACTGTGTGGCTTTTTCGCTCCATTTCGCCTTTCGTCCATGAGAAGAAGTATAACTAGAAACAGAATGAGAATCCGAAGGCCTTGCAGTGTTCATCTTGCTTCGTTTGACATCGAAGGATTCGTTTAACCTAGCTTTCTTTTTGCTCTGTCACTCCTTTTGTAAGGTTCTATCAAGTTGCTGTTCAgtgtcttctttttcttcctttttcctcTCTTCTGTCTTACTTTCTGTGCAAGCTTTTCACTTTTTATCATCTCCGCAGAGCACTTGAAATATACTCCGGACGCCTTACGTGGTGCTTGATTCGTCAAGGATCAACTGCCTTAGAATATCGAAAGGCAAAGCAAAAGGGGGAACTGCGCGCCGTTGCAGTACGGGGAGGGAGGGGTGGAAAAAGGAAGACAGAAACCTTCTCAACCCTATGATAGATCAGGTTCCCTTAaactttttcaagttttaacgATGGATATTGTTGTTCATAAAGTAGCAGAATCTTATCTCAAACATATCGTTATGCATCGATGCAGAAACCATTCACTCCGAAAGAATCGGATTCCAAATCGAGGATAATCTGTTGTCCAGGTGGAAGCAAAGCATATTTCAAGTAATAACAGACTGAGCAATAATAATGTAGCACTAACCATCTCATTAGTTAAAAAAGCAACTCATTGGTAGTACATTTAAGTTAACAGCGAAAGAGCTCGCCGAACCAAAAAGATCTTTGAAAGAATTGCACATAAACTTCAAAACAACACTGATCTTAACAAGTTATACATCCATGTAAACATTTCAAGGACTTGAAGGCAAAGCAATTGGCTTCCAACATTAGCAACTAGCAAAATGTACCGATCCGTGCACCAAATATCCATTTGGGAGTATAGACTCTATTGCAAAATAATAATCTTAGAGCGGGGGTCGACGAACTAAAACACTGAATGTCAAGAAAATGTCATCCCAGACCAAGAAACTTATTTGAGCTGCTGGAAGTCAAGATCTCAAGCAGGTAATGCACTCTTTCCTTGCAATCTCATGGTCTTGTTCTGCAGCCTCTCCATGAATGCAGGATTTGCTCTTAATCTCTCCTTGACATACGAAACTCGAGCATCCTCAGCCAGTTTGTTTGCTTTCCCAGCTTCCTCAATGAGGGAAAGAAGTGTCCTGAGGCAGtcctttctattttcttctcGGTGTTCAAACCTTCACAAGAAATCACGGAAACACTGATTCAGCTTAACTAATAAAATACACAATCAACAATACCATGTTGGAACTTGGAGGTGTTAGGGTACACGCACTGCACTCTAAACTACAATCAACCACTAAGAACTCCaattaataatgaaaatgataatAGAGAAAGAGGGCATGCAGTTGCCAGTTGACTTACCTCTCACTAGTAATTGTAAGCTCATCTTTCCCTGGATGGTACCGCTTTCCAACCAAGTCTCTGAGCCGACGGAATTGATGCTTTGAAAGCCCGAGTTCTTTCACTGTAACAGACAGTTTCACTTTTCTATTCTTGGGATGCCAGGAATCACCACCAGGAGCAAAGACTACCCGTGTTTGCCACCTAAGGATTGGCCCTTCGCCTGGTGGGTCAGCTAGATCCTTCTTGTCAGACACATCAGCCTCATCAAATTGTGGGGGGCCATCGGCTTCCATCTTCTGCAAATAGTCCATGACAATCTCATCCTCAAACTCCTTGAACAACTCATAAGCTTCTTCAGGTTGAATCTCCCCTCTTTCACACTTATCCCCTAAGTCATTGAACTTCTCTTCTACCTTCCTTTTCATGTCATCTGGAGAAGACAAATTCTATTACACattattcaaaacaaaacaaaaaaatgcaaGTTTGAATCAAAACGTGCAACTTCGGTGGCATTTAAACTCTTTGGTACAATATTCATCTCTGTGATAAGCAAAGAAAATGCTTGACAGCTAACAATTGGATGCACAGAAAATTACCCTTTGAGCAAGGTCTAGCCATGTTATTAATAATGATACTAAGAAAACAACTAGTGCAATCATGTCAAAACAGATAAAACAAATGGTAAATTTGAACATTTTGTGGGCAGATGCCGAAATGTCATAAACCTTAACACACAAACATCCAGCACAAATAAGTGTATACCTGGTAGGAGCTTATCCCAGCTAAGCATATCCTCGAGAATCTCTTCACACTCCTTCGTATTTTTCATAATCCCGTGCTTAATTGCATCCTCAACAATATCATCCCACTTCTTGGGATCCATGTTGAAGTACTCATCGTTTGACATCCTCTTCATGACTATATCCTTTGCGTTATACAAGTCATCAATCTCTTCATCCGTGTCGTGCAATTCCTCAAAATCCGATTCAAACTCTTGGTCCTTAACATCATCTAACGGCTGCTTTTGCAATTCATCTATCAGCTCATCATCCGTTTCCTCATGCTTCCCAGCCAATCTCCTCTGCAGAATCGCTTCGAGTATGGCCGGAAGCGCCTCCTCATCACCCTTAAAATATTTATCTATCCGCTCCTTCAGCTCTATAAAACCAAAAACGACAATTACAACGAAAATTTCAAACCCAATCGTTCTTATCTCTATTTAGAaggcaaaagaaaaatagttacAAATGTCacttaaattcaataaatttgtcCCTCCTTGGTACTAAACCAGAAACCCAATTAGCCAAAACATCCAAATAATCCAATCTCCATCAAATTAATCACACTTTCTTCCTATAGAATGGAAAAAAATTACAgacccaaaaccccaaaaatccAAAAGATCAAAACTTTAATATTTGGTaataaaaaacttgaaaaaataagAGTTGGGTCACCTTTGTTATTGACGTCCTTGACTTCAACGGAAGCATCTTTCTTTTTGGTTGGGATCAAGCTTGAATCAGCAGCCGGATTGGGGCTTTCGGCGGAGGAGTCGCCCTCCGAGGAGAAGAACCGGCTGAGCAGGGACTGAGTCGAACGGGCGAGTGGGACGAGTGAGGGGGTTGGATTTGGGTTGAATGTTTGAGGAGAGAGAAGGCGATTGcgagtgtagagagagagattgcTCAGCAAAGTTCGTCTCAtggttctttctctctctagggtTTATCAAAAGTTGGGATTTTGGGTTTCCATTAGAACGCTTTGccttctttctttcattttcctCTCTGCCCAAACTGGAAAAtgcatttttcaaaataaagtaATTTTCATCTTACTACCTTAGTTTTCTCAAAAATGGCACTTTGGTACCCTTATTTTTcgtttcactttcatacctaaaATTATATTAGTCCACCATTTTCATACTTCCGTCAGCATTGCCGTCAAGTGCTCTGTTAATCGGTGACGTGGCAAGATCCATGGATTCAAAGGTTAGTGAACCAAGTCTGCATCAATATTGGGTTCTAGGCTGCCAAAACTGACATTCTAATTTACCTATTTGGACGATTACACGCCTAGTTTCTTCTGGTTGTTCTTGGATAATGGAGGGGAAGTTGTCCCGGAACACGCCCCAGAAGCAGCCGTCTGTGGCAAACGATACCAAAATCGGATTGTAGTCAATTGACTCGCTCGCTCTCTCCCTCCCTCGCTCGTCGTTGATTAACAACTTTAGCTAGCTATCTTCAAT encodes the following:
- the LOC137710985 gene encoding uncharacterized protein, producing MRRTLLSNLSLYTRNRLLSPQTFNPNPTPSLVPLARSTQSLLSRFFSSEGDSSAESPNPAADSSLIPTKKKDASVEVKDVNNKELKERIDKYFKGDEEALPAILEAILQRRLAGKHEETDDELIDELQKQPLDDVKDQEFESDFEELHDTDEEIDDLYNAKDIVMKRMSNDEYFNMDPKKWDDIVEDAIKHGIMKNTKECEEILEDMLSWDKLLPDDMKRKVEEKFNDLGDKCERGEIQPEEAYELFKEFEDEIVMDYLQKMEADGPPQFDEADVSDKKDLADPPGEGPILRWQTRVVFAPGGDSWHPKNRKVKLSVTVKELGLSKHQFRRLRDLVGKRYHPGKDELTITSERFEHREENRKDCLRTLLSLIEEAGKANKLAEDARVSYVKERLRANPAFMERLQNKTMRLQGKSALPA